The Henckelia pumila isolate YLH828 chromosome 2, ASM3356847v2, whole genome shotgun sequence genome includes a window with the following:
- the LOC140885175 gene encoding uncharacterized protein, translating to MEKKQDGEKKGNVEGLPIETSPYTQYKDLEDYKQQGYGTQGHLQPQPGRGAAASTDAPTVSGGVATNPVAQLATKDTGKN from the coding sequence ATGGAAAAGAAACAAGATGGTGAGAAGAAAGGAAATGTAGAAGGGTTACCCATTGAAACAAGCCCTTACACACAGTACAAGGACTTGGAAGATTACAAGCAGCAAGGCTATGGCACACAAGGCCACCTACAGCCTCAACCTGGCCGTGGCGCCGCCGCCTCCACGGACGCCCCCACCGTCTCCGGCGGCGTAGCCACCAATCCCGTGGCTCAGCTCGCCACCAAGGATACCGGCAAGAATTGA